CTCGGGACAAAGCCTGCAATTGCTTGAGCAATTATTTCGCGAGGGTCAGAAGCAAGGGGAGTTCATTGATACCGATCCGTTTAAGCAAGCACTTATGTACTCTTCCATGCTGAACGGTGTAGTTTTCACACGCTTAACCTATCCCGAGCTGGAGGATTTCCCGCAGGTAGATCAAATCTTGAGAATTTTCACGCATGCACGTGAAGAGGAGTGATCTGAAGGAAATGGAAATGAAGGGATTATCTATATATAGAAACGAACAGGGGAGAGACCGCTTCTTGGCAGCATATGACCAAGCGTTAAGCGAGTGGCCCATCCCCTACGAAATTAGCAATGTATCCACCGAATTTGGTGATACGCATGTCATTCGATGCGGGAATCTAGCCAATCCGCCTCTACTGCTTATTCATGGTATGACCGCTACGTCACTGATGTGGAGCGCGAACATCGCCGAATGGTGCAGGGACTATTACGTATATTGCATCGATGTTCCTGGAGATTTTGGGAAAAGCACGCTGCTGAAGCCATTATCCAGTAAAGAGGCGGCAGCACAGTGGCTGTTGGAGCTCACCCAGGAGCTTCGCTTGGAGAAGTTTCATTTACTGGGGCATTCGATGGGGGGATTCATATCCTTGAATTTTGCGCTGGTTCATCCAGAGCGAGTGCGCTCACTTACTTTGCTGGCACCTGCCGGTTCCTTCGCACCGCTGTCCAGAATGTTCTATCTGCATATGTTCCCAGCGGTGATGTTTAAGACGCAGTGGTTGATTGACCGGGCGTTTACCTGGTGTATGTCGAGACAAAATAGCCTTGATCTATTACCCGCATCCTACCGGGCGTTGATGTCAGCAAGCTATAAGAACTGTTTTCCTCGGCTTGGTCTACTTCCTACGGTTTTTACAGAGGCTGAACTCTCTCAATGCTCATTTCCAGCCTTATTTATCGTCGGGGAAGATGAGGTCATCTACCGTCACTCCATTTCGGATGTACAGGCGAAGGCTCGGATGATTCCTGATATGACCCTCGCAACCGTGCCCAAGGCCGGGCATCTCCTTAGTGTTGAACAGAAGCAGCAAATTAATGACCTGGTGATTGAATTCCTGAGCAAACAACAATGGGGGTGAAAGCGACTATAACATATATTTCAGATGTCCTAGATCCAACCGGATTTAAATCAAATCACGCTTGAACTTCCTAAGAAGGTATGTTAACTTTTAATAAAACTGATAATGATAATCATTATCAGTTTTATTTGTTTCAACTATCCATATCTTCACAAGGGGATGAAGACTGTGCATACCGAAGCACCGAATCATGGCTCAATGGCTGCAGACCACTTGCATAAAACAGATTTACAAGGAATCAGAGTGTTTATAGGAAGCCACTATGATGAACCACTGTCTATCACACAGCTGGCCAAGATGGCGAACATTAGCCCCAAATATTTTGTGGATTTATTTAAAAAAACGTTCGGCCAAAGTGCGATGGAGTATTTAACGGACGTTCGCATTCAACATGCCAAGCGATATTTGGCGGAATCCGAAGAGCGGTTGCGGGATATTGCCAAGAAGGTAGGGTATAAGGATGAATTCTATTTTAGTCGTAAATTTAAGAAGGAAGTAGGTGTGTCGCCCTCTGAATTCGCCAAAAATACTAGGAAGCGTGTGGCAGTATGTTCCCCCTCAGCCATCGGACATTTGCTTGCGCTCAATATCATTCCGAAGATCGCTCCCATCGATCCCAAATGGACTCCGTATTACTACAACCTTTACAGCAGCAAAATAAAGTCGCATCTTATTCCCACCAGCCCTTATTACAAATTAGCATTTGAGACCAATCTGGGTAAGCTGAGTCAGGCACGTCCGGATGTTATCATCGGTTCTGAACAGCTGCAAATGAGCGAGGACAGCAGGTTGAACTCGATTGCGCCGATACATTACATAACAGACCAAAAAGGCTGGAGAGATCAACTGCTTGATATTGCCGCTTACTTGGATAAAGAAGCTGTCGCACAGCAGTGGATACGAAATTACGAGAGTAACGTCCAAGCTGCACGGGAGCAGTTGAGGTCTTCGCTGGGGAATGATCGTATTTTGGTCCTGCGGATTTACCGTACGCAAATGTTCGCATACCGGAATCGGGGACTCCAGGAGCTGCTTTACGACGATTTAAATCTTCAGGATGCTTGCGACAGAGAACTGCACAGCCACCACTTGCCTATGGCACTGCAGGAATTGCAAGAGATAAATCCTGAGCGAATTTTGTTGACTATATGTCCGGAGGCTTCAACACGCAAATTTTGGTTAGCATTGCAGCATTCAGCCGGATGGAAGCAGCTCCAGGCCTTACAGAACGGTCATGTGTATATGATCAGTGCCGATCCTTGGTTTGAGTATTCAGCTATGGCCATGGCCCGGATGCTGGACGAAGTACTGCTCTTATTTACCGGAAATTGTCCAAATATACTTCTGGATAATGACTATGGCGAATCCCTAGTAAAATAAGTATACTCAAAGTCAATTGAGAACGATTATCAACTAAGGGGGATATATCATGTCGGGACTTTGGGGTATGAGAGAAAAGGGATGGAAAACTCTAT
The window above is part of the Paenibacillus lutimineralis genome. Proteins encoded here:
- a CDS encoding alpha/beta fold hydrolase; translated protein: MHVKRSDLKEMEMKGLSIYRNEQGRDRFLAAYDQALSEWPIPYEISNVSTEFGDTHVIRCGNLANPPLLLIHGMTATSLMWSANIAEWCRDYYVYCIDVPGDFGKSTLLKPLSSKEAAAQWLLELTQELRLEKFHLLGHSMGGFISLNFALVHPERVRSLTLLAPAGSFAPLSRMFYLHMFPAVMFKTQWLIDRAFTWCMSRQNSLDLLPASYRALMSASYKNCFPRLGLLPTVFTEAELSQCSFPALFIVGEDEVIYRHSISDVQAKARMIPDMTLATVPKAGHLLSVEQKQQINDLVIEFLSKQQWG
- a CDS encoding helix-turn-helix domain-containing protein translates to MKTVHTEAPNHGSMAADHLHKTDLQGIRVFIGSHYDEPLSITQLAKMANISPKYFVDLFKKTFGQSAMEYLTDVRIQHAKRYLAESEERLRDIAKKVGYKDEFYFSRKFKKEVGVSPSEFAKNTRKRVAVCSPSAIGHLLALNIIPKIAPIDPKWTPYYYNLYSSKIKSHLIPTSPYYKLAFETNLGKLSQARPDVIIGSEQLQMSEDSRLNSIAPIHYITDQKGWRDQLLDIAAYLDKEAVAQQWIRNYESNVQAAREQLRSSLGNDRILVLRIYRTQMFAYRNRGLQELLYDDLNLQDACDRELHSHHLPMALQELQEINPERILLTICPEASTRKFWLALQHSAGWKQLQALQNGHVYMISADPWFEYSAMAMARMLDEVLLLFTGNCPNILLDNDYGESLVK